The Centroberyx gerrardi isolate f3 chromosome 7, fCenGer3.hap1.cur.20231027, whole genome shotgun sequence genome contains a region encoding:
- the thoc6 gene encoding THO complex subunit 6 homolog, producing MGPIELLHMSVFSQSFSPCGRFLAAGNNYGEIALFSLSSALSPEATALSQKPILTFTAHEGPVFSLLSTDSHLFSAGNGEVSAWSWAELIKKNTKAVWTRRPNYKSSLEIPEINAMVINSRDNSLIIGGGDNNIHIMDLEHGTFKSVLHGHTDYIHCLSVREREAEVLSGGEDGAVRIWDCRTGQSVHCIEVYKYESCARPQYGKWISCLTTDSDWMLCGGGPSLSLWHLRSLSPTSIFPLRGCQRQATFYQDMILTVGEGQCVSHCLLGGEVKAQIPCTPQSLNTLALNTNSTEHRVLTVGGSSNHIDVFTNLSYRAFSLSF from the exons ATGGGTCCCATTGAG CTTCTCCACATGTCCGTcttctcccagagtttctctccCTGCGGTCGCTTCCTGGCAGCCGGCAACAACTACGGCGAGATCGCTCTTTTCAG cctctcttctgctctcagCCCAGAGGCAACTGCACTAAGCCAAAAACCCATCCTAACATTCACCG CACATGAAGGGCCggtcttttctcttctctccaccgACTCTCACCTCTTCAGCGCCGGTAACGGGGAGGTCAGCGCCTGGAGCTGGGCAGAGCTCATCAAAAAG AATACCAAAGCTGTATGGACACGAAGACCCAATTACAA ATCCAGCCTGGAGATCCCAGAGATTAATGCCATGGTTATCAACTCCAGA GATAACAGCCTAATAATTGGCGGAGGAGACAACAACATCCACATCATGGATCTGGAGCACGGCACCTTCAAG TCGGTTCTGCACGGACACACAGACTACATCCACTGtctgagtgtgagagagagagaggcggaggtcCTGTCCGGTGGGGAGGACGGCGCTGTGAGGATCTGGG ACTGTAGGACGGGCCAGTCTGTTCACTGCATCGAGGTCTACAAATATGAG AGCTGCGCCCGCCCTCAGTACGGGAAATGGATCAGCTGCCTCACCACTGACTCTGACTGGATG CTGTGTGGAGGAGGTCCGTCGTTGTCTCTCTGGCATCTTCGCTCCTTGTCCCCCACCTCCATCTTCCCTTTGCGAGGCTGCCAGAGACAAGCAACCTTCTACCAAGACATG ATCCTGACGGTAGGCGAAGGCCAGTGCGTGTCCCACTGTCTTCTGGGCGGAGAGGTTAAAGCTCAGATCCCCTGTACGCCACAGTCGCTCAACACGCTGGCGctcaacaccaacagcactgaacACCGG GTGCTGACAGTTGGAGGCAGCAGTAACCATATAGATGTATTCACCAACCTGTCCTACAGAGCATTTTCTCTAAGCTTCtga
- the LOC139919972 gene encoding ras-related protein Rab-35, with amino-acid sequence MAGKDYNHLFKLLIIGDSNVGKSSLLLRFADNSFSGSYITTIGVDFKIRTVDIDGERVKLQIWDTAGQERFRTITSTYYRNTHGVIIVYDVTNPESFVNVKRWLNEISQNCDSVCKILVGNKNDDPARKQVDTQDAFRFGESVGVRVFETSAKENINVEEMFMAFTHMVLRAKKQSQNQAEREREREKDTVHINAQRDRDRRKRGKKCC; translated from the exons ATGGCGGGAAAGGACTACAATCATCTCTTTAAGCTGCTCATCATCGGAGACTCCA ATGTAGGGAAAAGCAGCCTTCTACTCCGCTTTGCAGATAACTCCTTCTCTG GCAGCTACATCACTACCATCGGTGTTGACTTCAAGATCCGCACGGTGGACATCGACGGGGAGCGGGTCAAACTGCAGATCTGGGACACAGCGGGCCAGGAGAGATTCCGCACCATCACATCCAC GTACTACAGAAACACCCACGGTGTCATCATTGTTTACGACGTGACGAATCCAGAGTCCTTTGTAAATGTTAAGAGGTGGTTAAATGAAATCTCCCAGAACTGTGACAGCGTCTGCAAGATCCTAG TGGGAAACAAGAACGATGACCCAGCCAGGAAGCAGGTGGACACCCAGGATGCGTTCCGTTTTGGGGAGTCGGTGGGGGTTCGGGTGTTCGAGACCAGCGCCAAAGAGAACATCAATGTGGAAgag ATGTTCATGGCCTTCACCCACATGGTCCTGCGGGCCAAGAAGCAGAGCCAGAACCAAGCCGAGAGAGAACGAGAGCGGGAGAAGGACACCGTCCACATCAACGCCCAGCGGGACCGAGACcgcaggaagagagggaagaagtgCTGCTGA